The proteins below are encoded in one region of Pelagibacterium flavum:
- the ampH gene encoding D-alanyl-D-alanine-carboxypeptidase/endopeptidase AmpH, translated as MKHVLAAATAALLVAAPAFANEPLLEEAVGFTGQIFHLETGVPGLVIAAVRDGESAIATFGETGIGSGRQPNGETQIGVGSITKSFTGLALAHAVADGTVALTDPAGPHISLVDTLPERGGRHIRLVDLATHASGFPRELAPAEGVERYSDASFAANLNNDPLLFAPGEGMAYSNIGFDLLAMALSERSDMPYADLLQESVLDPIGLSATGYARPEGENVMTGYDWNDQEMDPGDPISNRFGASQLYTTANDMVKYLSWNLDRFGEEGTEARSISHAAWVMRDGLDPVFGMDESGHMDAMGLGWVIMMPEGDRPLILQKAGGTNGVFSYIAFAPSRGVGVFMSINKFDFAAATAMADVANDLITTLAPR; from the coding sequence ATGAAACACGTCCTTGCCGCCGCCACTGCCGCATTGCTTGTCGCGGCACCTGCTTTTGCAAATGAACCACTGCTCGAAGAGGCGGTAGGCTTCACCGGACAAATCTTCCACCTTGAAACCGGCGTTCCCGGATTGGTCATTGCTGCTGTGCGCGACGGCGAGAGCGCGATTGCCACCTTCGGTGAGACTGGCATCGGCAGCGGACGCCAACCCAACGGCGAAACACAGATCGGTGTCGGCTCCATCACCAAGAGCTTTACAGGCCTTGCCTTGGCCCATGCGGTTGCCGATGGCACGGTAGCATTGACTGACCCCGCTGGACCGCACATCAGCCTCGTTGACACACTGCCCGAACGCGGGGGGCGTCACATCCGTCTGGTCGATCTGGCCACGCATGCCAGCGGGTTTCCGCGCGAACTCGCGCCCGCCGAAGGTGTGGAGCGCTACAGCGATGCTTCGTTTGCGGCCAATCTAAACAATGACCCGCTACTCTTTGCGCCGGGGGAAGGCATGGCATATTCCAACATCGGTTTTGACCTGCTGGCTATGGCGCTCTCGGAACGCTCGGACATGCCGTATGCCGACCTGCTCCAGGAAAGCGTCCTTGACCCCATCGGATTGAGTGCAACCGGTTACGCGCGCCCTGAGGGGGAGAATGTCATGACCGGCTACGACTGGAATGACCAAGAGATGGATCCGGGCGATCCGATTTCCAACCGCTTCGGAGCGTCGCAGCTCTACACCACCGCCAATGATATGGTGAAATATCTCTCCTGGAATCTCGATCGTTTCGGCGAGGAAGGGACAGAGGCCCGCTCGATCAGTCACGCAGCATGGGTCATGCGTGACGGACTTGATCCCGTATTCGGAATGGACGAGTCCGGACACATGGATGCAATGGGGCTCGGCTGGGTGATCATGATGCCGGAGGGCGACCGCCCGTTGATTCTCCAGAAGGCTGGGGGGACGAATGGGGTCTTTAGCTACATTGCCTTTGCACCGTCGCGCGGCGTCGGCGTGTTTATGTCCATCAACAAGTTCGATTTCGCCGCCGCAACGGCAATGGCCGACGTCGCAAACGATCTGATCACCACGCTCGCACCCAGGTGA
- a CDS encoding PTS sugar transporter subunit IIA — protein sequence MALASVSFEIDFTIDNMSRSRKAALSSLGQRIGLLRTPISAQDITGCFLAREKLGSTAIGSGVAAPHTILTQTCPPLVQVTHLKYPVDFEANDAEPVDVLLSVVGNRHDLRWLHLALPRFAKLAYDPELAARLRAAKTASEVEDILASLGIYSDRTLPKEAA from the coding sequence ATGGCACTCGCAAGTGTTTCGTTCGAAATAGACTTTACAATCGACAACATGTCCAGATCGCGTAAGGCGGCGCTGAGTTCGTTGGGTCAACGCATTGGCTTGCTCAGAACCCCGATATCGGCTCAAGATATCACCGGCTGCTTTCTCGCACGTGAGAAGCTGGGCTCGACCGCAATCGGCTCGGGCGTTGCTGCACCCCACACAATCCTTACCCAGACCTGCCCTCCCCTTGTTCAGGTGACGCATCTGAAATACCCCGTCGATTTCGAGGCAAACGATGCCGAACCAGTAGATGTATTATTGTCTGTCGTCGGCAATCGCCATGATTTGCGCTGGTTGCACCTCGCGCTCCCCCGTTTTGCCAAACTGGCCTATGACCCCGAATTGGCCGCCCGGCTGCGCGCAGCAAAAACCGCGTCCGAAGTAGAAGACATTTTGGCAAGTCTGGGAATCTACTCGGATCGCACCCTGCCCAAAGAGGCAGCGTAG
- a CDS encoding SRPBCC domain-containing protein → MGINVDHRSFVIERELPGSPAHAFRFWSDHQLKRRWNSCHPDWTVLEDRFDFRVDGYETMIWRMPDGIEQAMLAHFLEVHPRQRIVYAYTMRTNGIPISSSLVTVEFEGRNGKTTMTFTEQAVFANATDGDVRESGTGAGFARLQDAMMEIAEDTGL, encoded by the coding sequence ATGGGTATCAATGTCGACCACCGTAGTTTCGTCATTGAACGGGAACTGCCGGGCAGCCCGGCTCATGCTTTTCGCTTTTGGTCCGACCATCAGCTCAAGCGACGCTGGAACAGTTGTCACCCGGATTGGACTGTCCTCGAGGATCGCTTCGACTTCCGTGTCGACGGGTATGAAACCATGATCTGGCGCATGCCGGACGGAATCGAACAGGCCATGCTGGCGCACTTCCTTGAAGTTCATCCCCGCCAACGCATCGTTTATGCCTATACCATGCGCACCAATGGCATTCCCATTTCATCCTCGCTCGTCACCGTCGAGTTCGAGGGCCGAAACGGGAAAACCACGATGACTTTCACCGAACAGGCCGTCTTTGCAAACGCGACTGACGGGGACGTGCGAGAGAGCGGCACGGGCGCCGGCTTTGCGCGACTCCAGGACGCAATGATGGAAATTGCGGAGGACACAGGCCTGTAG
- the istA gene encoding IS21 family transposase yields MDLYLKVRLACDGGMSQREAARHFGISRDTVRKMMAYSVPPGYRRQAPVRRPKLDAFIAIIDRWLDEDRAVPRKQRHTAKRVFDRLRDEHGFAGGYTIIKDYMRERDRRGQEVFVPLAHPAGHGQADFGEAVVIIGGVEQKAHFFVLDLPHSDACYVRAYPAAVAEAWVDGHIHAFAFLGAVPQSIVYDNDRCLVAKILPDGTRKRATLFSGFLSHYLIRDRYGRPGKGNDKGSVEGLVGYARRNFMVPIPRFATWDAFNLWLEEQCRRRQGDRLRGESETIGERLQRDLAAMRPLPASPFEACDQASGRVSSQALVRYRTNDYSVPVAYGHQDAWIRGYVDEVVIGCGGETIARHPRSYGREDIVFDPLHYLPLIEHKINALDQAAPLQGWELPEAFATLRRLMEARMGKQGRRAYVQVLRLLESFDLADLHAAIKQALHLGAISFDAIKHLVLCRAERRPPRLDLAIYPYLPRASVETTSAKAYMGLLDREEELA; encoded by the coding sequence GTGGACTTATATTTGAAGGTTCGTCTGGCTTGCGATGGCGGCATGAGCCAGCGCGAAGCAGCCAGGCATTTCGGCATCTCGCGCGATACGGTTCGCAAGATGATGGCGTATTCTGTTCCGCCGGGCTATCGGCGGCAGGCGCCGGTGCGACGCCCGAAGCTGGACGCGTTCATCGCGATCATTGATCGGTGGCTTGACGAGGACCGGGCGGTCCCGCGCAAGCAGCGTCATACGGCCAAACGCGTTTTTGATCGCCTTCGTGACGAACATGGGTTTGCCGGCGGCTACACGATCATCAAGGACTACATGCGCGAGCGGGACCGGCGCGGTCAGGAAGTATTTGTGCCGCTGGCCCATCCTGCCGGACATGGACAGGCCGATTTCGGGGAGGCTGTGGTTATCATCGGCGGGGTGGAACAGAAGGCGCACTTTTTCGTGCTCGATCTGCCCCACAGCGACGCCTGCTATGTCCGGGCTTATCCGGCAGCTGTGGCTGAAGCATGGGTGGACGGCCATATCCACGCGTTCGCCTTTCTGGGCGCAGTGCCGCAATCGATCGTCTACGACAACGACCGCTGCCTGGTGGCAAAAATTCTTCCTGACGGCACGCGCAAGCGGGCAACGCTGTTCAGCGGGTTTTTGTCCCACTACCTGATCCGGGACCGTTATGGCCGCCCCGGCAAGGGCAATGACAAGGGCAGTGTTGAAGGACTTGTGGGCTATGCCCGCCGCAACTTCATGGTGCCGATCCCCCGATTTGCAACCTGGGACGCGTTCAACCTGTGGCTCGAGGAGCAGTGCCGCAGGCGCCAGGGCGATCGGCTACGCGGGGAGAGCGAGACGATCGGCGAACGGCTGCAACGCGATCTGGCGGCGATGCGGCCGCTGCCGGCATCGCCCTTCGAGGCCTGCGACCAGGCCAGCGGCCGGGTCTCCTCCCAGGCGCTGGTGCGCTACAGAACCAACGACTATTCCGTCCCTGTTGCCTATGGCCATCAGGACGCCTGGATCCGTGGCTATGTCGATGAGGTGGTGATCGGCTGCGGCGGGGAGACCATCGCCCGTCATCCGCGCAGTTATGGGCGCGAAGACATCGTCTTTGACCCACTGCATTACCTGCCGCTGATCGAGCACAAGATCAATGCGCTCGACCAGGCGGCCCCGCTCCAGGGCTGGGAACTTCCCGAGGCGTTCGCCACACTGCGTCGCCTGATGGAAGCGCGGATGGGCAAGCAGGGCCGGCGCGCCTATGTGCAAGTGTTGCGTCTTCTGGAAAGCTTCGATCTGGCCGACCTGCATGCGGCCATAAAGCAGGCGCTGCACCTGGGCGCCATAAGCTTCGATGCCATCAAGCATCTCGTCCTGTGCCGGGCCGAACGCCGGCCACCCAGGCTCGACCTTGCCATCTACCCCTATCTGCCCAGAGCCAGTGTCGAGACGACCTCGGCCAAGGCCTATATGGGTCTGCTGGACCGCGAGGAGGAACTGGCATGA
- a CDS encoding HWE histidine kinase domain-containing protein, translated as MGGSSNPAKLDEFDWTSTLHPEDVELLQKPFINAMNEQAPFVVEARYRRADGIYRIMRTEANPRFDSTGQFLGMTGLNTDVTDQRIAEEQSRYLMGELNHRTKNLLTVIQAIARNTARTTSPEAFLDAFGARLGGLAASNDLLVSKDWASVLIRDLVFGQLQTIGADRDSRVRVQGPSILVCPQYAQTIGMALHELATNSLKHGALSQPSGSLRVEWAGDPKGRWYIEWDETLSESLAPPAHRGFGRVVMVDMVERAIKGSVELAFRPHGILWRLNVD; from the coding sequence TTGGGGGGTAGCTCAAATCCCGCAAAACTCGATGAATTTGATTGGACCTCAACTCTACACCCCGAGGACGTCGAACTGCTGCAAAAGCCATTTATTAACGCAATGAACGAGCAGGCCCCTTTCGTGGTAGAGGCACGCTATCGTCGTGCCGACGGAATTTATCGGATAATGCGCACCGAAGCCAATCCGCGGTTTGACAGCACTGGACAATTCCTTGGAATGACCGGGCTCAATACCGACGTCACAGACCAGCGGATCGCGGAGGAACAATCACGCTATTTGATGGGCGAGCTCAATCATCGCACCAAAAACCTGCTCACCGTCATCCAGGCTATTGCCCGCAATACCGCGCGCACGACTTCGCCTGAAGCGTTTCTTGATGCGTTTGGAGCAAGACTTGGTGGACTTGCGGCCAGTAACGACCTCCTGGTTTCGAAAGACTGGGCCTCTGTGCTGATCAGGGACCTCGTATTCGGTCAGCTTCAAACCATTGGTGCTGACCGTGATAGCCGGGTTAGGGTGCAGGGGCCGAGCATTCTTGTCTGTCCGCAATATGCGCAGACGATCGGCATGGCGCTGCATGAACTGGCTACCAACAGTTTGAAGCATGGCGCTCTTTCGCAGCCGTCGGGGTCATTAAGAGTGGAATGGGCCGGGGATCCGAAGGGCCGTTGGTATATCGAATGGGACGAAACCCTGTCTGAGTCGTTAGCACCGCCGGCTCACAGAGGCTTTGGTCGGGTCGTCATGGTGGATATGGTCGAACGCGCCATAAAGGGTTCGGTCGAGCTTGCGTTCCGCCCTCACGGCATTCTTTGGCGTTTGAACGTTGATTGA
- a CDS encoding pseudoazurin has translation MLKKTAIAVAALLSMGATPVLAEEFEVQMLNRGDDGEMMVFEPAYLQIAPGDTVTFVPTDPTHNAETILGMLPEGAEAFKGKINEQISVTFEEEGLYGYKCAPHFGLGMIGLIEVGDSETNAAEAQNVTMPPAAQERMAVLFEQALSGSEGSNQDN, from the coding sequence ATGCTGAAGAAAACAGCAATTGCCGTGGCTGCCCTGCTGAGCATGGGCGCAACACCCGTGCTTGCCGAAGAATTCGAAGTCCAGATGCTCAACCGTGGAGACGATGGGGAGATGATGGTCTTCGAGCCGGCCTATCTTCAGATCGCGCCAGGTGACACGGTGACATTCGTTCCCACTGATCCCACTCATAACGCCGAAACTATCTTGGGCATGCTTCCCGAGGGGGCGGAAGCCTTCAAGGGCAAGATCAACGAACAGATTTCGGTGACCTTTGAAGAGGAGGGGCTTTACGGCTACAAATGCGCGCCCCACTTCGGATTGGGAATGATCGGGCTTATTGAGGTCGGAGACTCTGAGACCAACGCGGCTGAAGCACAGAACGTCACCATGCCGCCCGCTGCCCAGGAACGAATGGCCGTGCTATTTGAACAGGCGCTTTCGGGAAGCGAAGGGTCCAACCAGGACAATTAG
- the rnk gene encoding nucleoside diphosphate kinase regulator yields the protein MSQTAMKAAALPRLVLGVEDHGKLMTMANSITGPMASVADQLMNELDRARVVAQSKLPEDAVRLGSVVSFTTTDGFDRTYQLVFPGEADITSGKVSVLTPIGAALIGLREGQSIPWTARDGRRLSLTVVRVEQSQ from the coding sequence ATGTCTCAAACTGCGATGAAAGCTGCGGCATTGCCGCGGCTGGTCCTTGGTGTCGAGGATCATGGAAAACTGATGACCATGGCGAATAGTATCACTGGCCCCATGGCGAGCGTTGCCGACCAACTCATGAATGAGTTGGATCGCGCCCGCGTTGTAGCTCAGTCCAAGCTGCCTGAAGATGCCGTGCGCCTTGGGTCCGTTGTATCCTTTACCACGACCGATGGCTTTGACCGCACCTATCAGCTGGTGTTTCCCGGGGAGGCGGACATCACTTCGGGCAAAGTATCTGTGCTTACCCCGATCGGCGCCGCATTGATCGGTTTGCGTGAAGGCCAGAGCATTCCCTGGACTGCCCGTGACGGACGCCGGCTGTCCTTGACAGTCGTCCGGGTCGAGCAGAGCCAGTAA
- a CDS encoding IS3 family transposase (programmed frameshift), translating to MRSGNFSDEFKRDAVAQITERGYPVAEVSKRLGVSPHSLYAWKKKFSKPSGSDDVDQTAEIRRLKKELARVTEERDILKKANRVFRQGCKVRYAFIAEHRQQFTVRAMCRCLRIRPSGFYAWLKNPLSKRALEDARQTELISNAWKESGRVYGYRKLHDDLLDQGETSCANRIARLARLAGIKAQIGYKRRPGSYGGRPSIVVDNTLARQFDVEAPDRAWVTDITYIRTQEGFAYLAVVIDLFSRRVIGWSMHSRQTTDVVLQALLMAVWRRKPKNKVLIHSDQGSQFTSMDWAAFLKHHNLEHSMSRRGNCHDNAVAESFFNLLKRERIRRRTYRTRQEARQDVFDYIEMFYNPKRKHVRNGMLSPVEFERQQEN from the exons ATGCGGTCTGGCAATTTCAGTGATGAGTTCAAGCGTGATGCGGTCGCGCAGATTACCGAGCGGGGATACCCCGTTGCGGAGGTTTCGAAGCGTCTCGGCGTGAGCCCGCATTCGCTCTATGCTTGGAAAAAGAAGTTCTCTAAGCCCTCGGGATCGGACGATGTGGATCAAACAGCAGAGATCCGGCGACTGAAGAAGGAACTGGCGCGCGTCACCGAGGAGCGCGACATCTTAAAAAAAGCCA ACCGCGTATTTCGCCAAGGATGCAAAGTGAGATACGCGTTCATTGCCGAGCATCGCCAGCAGTTCACGGTTCGGGCAATGTGCCGTTGCCTGCGCATCCGACCCAGCGGTTTCTACGCGTGGCTGAAGAATCCGCTGAGCAAGCGGGCGTTGGAAGATGCACGTCAGACGGAGCTCATCAGCAATGCCTGGAAGGAAAGCGGCAGGGTCTATGGCTACCGCAAGCTCCATGACGACCTTCTCGATCAGGGAGAGACCAGTTGTGCCAACCGCATTGCTCGTCTTGCGAGGCTTGCCGGGATCAAGGCGCAGATCGGCTACAAGCGACGGCCCGGCTCCTATGGCGGCAGGCCCTCGATCGTGGTCGACAATACCTTGGCCCGCCAGTTCGATGTGGAGGCTCCAGACAGGGCGTGGGTGACCGACATCACCTACATCAGAACCCAGGAAGGCTTTGCCTATCTGGCCGTTGTCATCGACCTGTTCTCACGTCGTGTCATCGGCTGGTCAATGCACAGCCGCCAGACAACCGACGTCGTGTTGCAGGCTTTGCTCATGGCAGTGTGGCGTCGAAAGCCCAAGAACAAGGTCCTGATTCATTCCGACCAGGGTTCCCAGTTCACCAGCATGGACTGGGCAGCATTTCTCAAGCATCACAATCTTGAGCATTCAATGAGCCGACGGGGGAATTGCCACGACAACGCTGTGGCAGAAAGCTTCTTCAATCTGCTCAAGCGTGAGCGGATACGGCGCAGAACCTATCGAACACGCCAAGAGGCAAGGCAGGACGTGTTCGACTACATCGAAATGTTCTACAACCCAAAACGAAAGCACGTCCGGAACGGGATGCTGTCACCCGTCGAGTTCGAACGACAGCAGGAAAACTAA
- a CDS encoding IS3 family transposase (programmed frameshift), with amino-acid sequence MSKRKQHSPEFKAKVALEALKGEETVSELASRFGIHPTMIHQWKRALLEGASGVFERGGRKKPEIDDEQVKDLHAKIGELAVANDFLSRKLKPLGREVRRGMIEPDHPVLSIGKQCTLLSLSRSSFYYTPKGETEINLALMRRIDEQFLETPFFGVRQMTWHLRNEGHLVNEKRVRRLMRLMGLMPIYQKPNTSRPAKGHKVWPYLLKGLRVERPNQAWAADITYLPMRRGFLYLVAIMDWHTRKVLAWRISNTLEADFCIEALNEAVHKFGPPEVMNTDQGSQFTSFAWTDRLRRMGVRISMDGKGRFLDNIFVERLWRTLKYECVYLHAWETGSQARAGVRDWMEFYNHRRPHSALGGKPPAVIYWQRIEQNQPDQQVQRVA; translated from the exons ATGTCGAAACGAAAGCAGCATTCGCCCGAGTTCAAGGCGAAGGTCGCCCTGGAAGCATTGAAGGGCGAAGAGACGGTATCGGAATTGGCGAGCCGGTTCGGTATCCACCCCACGATGATCCACCAATGGAAGCGGGCGTTACTCGAAGGGGCATCGGGTGTGTTCGAGCGTGGCGGGCGCAAAAAGCCAGAGATTGACGATGAACAGGTCAAGGATCTGCACGCCAAGATCGGAGAGCTGGCCGTCGCCAACGATTTTTTGTCACGAAAGCTCAAGC CCCTGGGGCGGGAAGTGAGACGGGGGATGATAGAACCTGATCACCCCGTTCTCTCGATTGGCAAGCAGTGCACGCTGCTGTCGCTCTCGCGTTCCTCGTTCTACTACACGCCGAAAGGCGAGACCGAGATCAACCTCGCGCTAATGCGCAGGATCGATGAGCAATTCCTGGAGACACCCTTCTTCGGAGTCCGGCAGATGACCTGGCACCTGCGCAATGAAGGGCACCTGGTGAACGAGAAGCGCGTGCGGCGGCTGATGCGGCTCATGGGGCTGATGCCAATCTACCAGAAGCCCAATACCTCGAGACCGGCCAAGGGACACAAGGTTTGGCCGTATCTTCTAAAGGGATTGAGGGTGGAACGTCCGAACCAGGCCTGGGCTGCGGACATCACGTATCTTCCGATGCGCCGGGGCTTTCTCTACCTGGTGGCCATCATGGACTGGCACACCCGCAAAGTCTTGGCCTGGCGCATCTCGAACACGCTGGAGGCAGACTTCTGCATCGAAGCATTGAACGAGGCGGTCCACAAGTTCGGCCCACCCGAGGTCATGAACACCGATCAAGGCAGCCAGTTCACGTCCTTTGCCTGGACCGATCGGTTGCGACGAATGGGAGTGCGCATCTCCATGGATGGCAAGGGGCGGTTCCTCGACAATATCTTTGTCGAGCGGCTCTGGCGCACCCTCAAATACGAATGCGTCTATCTGCACGCTTGGGAAACTGGATCACAGGCTCGTGCTGGCGTCCGCGACTGGATGGAATTCTACAATCATCGACGCCCTCATTCCGCCCTTGGCGGTAAACCGCCTGCCGTGATCTATTGGCAGCGCATTGAGCAAAACCAACCCGACCAGCAGGTGCAACGAGTAGCTTAA
- the istB gene encoding IS21-like element helper ATPase IstB: protein MSSDAPELLLASHLKALKLPTFLREHHKLARQCALEDVDHVRYLARLVELELIDRERRMVERRIKAARFPAAKSLDSFEFAAIPKLNKMLVLELARCEWIERRENVIALGPSGTGKTHVAIGLGLAACQRGLSVGFTTAAALVSEMMEARDERRLLRFQKQMAGYKLLIIDELGFVPLSKTGAELLFELISQRYERGSTLITSNLPFDEWTETFGSERLTGALLDRLTHHVSILEMNGDSYRLAQSRARKASRTS from the coding sequence ATGAGCAGCGATGCTCCCGAACTCCTGCTTGCCAGCCACCTCAAAGCGCTCAAGCTGCCGACCTTCCTGCGCGAGCACCACAAGCTTGCCCGCCAATGCGCGCTCGAGGACGTGGATCATGTCCGCTATCTTGCCCGACTTGTCGAACTCGAACTGATCGACCGGGAACGGCGCATGGTCGAGCGTCGCATCAAGGCCGCCCGGTTCCCGGCCGCCAAAAGCCTCGACAGCTTCGAGTTTGCCGCCATCCCCAAGCTCAACAAGATGCTGGTGCTGGAACTGGCGCGCTGCGAATGGATCGAAAGGCGCGAGAATGTTATCGCGCTCGGACCCAGTGGCACGGGCAAGACCCATGTTGCGATCGGTCTTGGCCTGGCAGCCTGCCAGAGGGGATTGTCCGTCGGCTTTACCACCGCAGCCGCCCTGGTCAGCGAGATGATGGAGGCGCGCGACGAACGTCGCCTTCTGCGCTTCCAGAAGCAGATGGCTGGCTACAAGCTGCTCATCATCGACGAACTGGGCTTCGTGCCGCTGTCCAAGACCGGGGCCGAGTTGCTGTTCGAGTTGATCTCGCAGCGTTACGAGCGCGGCTCCACCCTGATCACCAGCAATCTGCCTTTCGACGAATGGACCGAGACCTTCGGGTCCGAGCGCCTCACCGGCGCGCTCCTCGACCGCCTGACCCATCACGTCAGCATCCTCGAGATGAATGGTGACAGCTATCGCCTCGCCCAAAGCCGGGCACGCAAAGCCAGCCGCACGTCCTGA
- a CDS encoding glutathione S-transferase family protein has product MALTLYLHPLASFCHKVLIGLYENGTAFEPSLVDFSNPGSAAAHIERWPVGKIPVLHDSVGNRVVAETSIIIEYLQQHYAGPVQLIPTEMEQELDVRLWDRFFDLYVSVPMQKIVGDRIRPEGASDPHGVAEAHATLETAYDMIEKKIEGRSWITGETFTIADCSALPALFFGSVVHPIGDGRPQVREYFERLLERPSVQRVLKEAQPYFEFFPYRDAMPSRFLEPVA; this is encoded by the coding sequence ATGGCCCTCACGCTCTACCTCCACCCGCTCGCTTCCTTCTGCCATAAGGTTCTGATCGGCCTTTATGAAAACGGCACCGCCTTTGAACCCAGCCTCGTCGATTTCTCCAACCCCGGATCCGCTGCCGCGCATATCGAGCGCTGGCCGGTGGGCAAGATCCCCGTATTGCATGACAGCGTCGGTAACAGGGTTGTCGCCGAAACCAGCATCATCATCGAGTATCTCCAGCAGCACTATGCCGGTCCGGTTCAACTGATACCGACCGAGATGGAACAAGAGCTCGATGTTCGCCTTTGGGATCGCTTCTTCGATCTCTATGTCAGCGTGCCGATGCAAAAGATCGTGGGCGACCGTATTCGCCCCGAAGGCGCCTCCGATCCACATGGCGTTGCGGAAGCGCATGCGACGCTTGAGACTGCCTATGACATGATCGAGAAGAAGATCGAGGGACGCAGCTGGATCACGGGCGAGACCTTCACCATAGCGGATTGTTCGGCGCTGCCGGCGCTGTTCTTTGGCTCCGTCGTGCACCCCATCGGTGATGGCAGGCCGCAAGTGCGAGAATACTTCGAGCGCCTGCTGGAGCGGCCATCGGTGCAGCGTGTGCTCAAGGAGGCGCAGCCCTACTTTGAGTTCTTCCCCTATCGTGACGCGATGCCTTCCCGCTTTTTGGAGCCTGTGGCATGA
- a CDS encoding ArsR/SmtB family transcription factor, with the protein MTETASVDRYFLAMADPYRRGFIEQLSRGPASVKQLAAPTNVQLPAVLKHLRVLEDGGIVVSEKVGRVRTYRMRPDAFDVTTNWIEQRQRDMNAAFDRLAAAMAQVPEEKDH; encoded by the coding sequence ATGACCGAGACAGCAAGCGTCGACCGCTATTTCCTGGCTATGGCTGACCCTTACCGGCGCGGCTTCATCGAGCAGCTCTCCAGGGGGCCCGCGTCCGTGAAGCAGTTGGCAGCCCCAACCAACGTTCAATTGCCGGCGGTGCTCAAGCACCTTCGCGTGCTCGAAGACGGGGGCATTGTCGTTAGCGAGAAAGTCGGGCGCGTGCGCACCTATCGCATGCGGCCCGATGCCTTTGATGTAACGACCAACTGGATAGAGCAGCGCCAGCGCGACATGAATGCTGCCTTCGACCGGTTGGCGGCTGCTATGGCCCAAGTGCCCGAGGAGAAGGATCACTGA